In Zingiber officinale cultivar Zhangliang chromosome 6A, Zo_v1.1, whole genome shotgun sequence, a single genomic region encodes these proteins:
- the LOC121994708 gene encoding uncharacterized protein LOC121994708: protein MAPFEALYGRACRSPTLWDEVGESSVLGPQHIQRDAELVGTIRRRMSEAQDRQKSYADQRRRPLEFYVDDHVFLRVSPTKGVRRFGLKGKLAPRYIGPFQILERIDVPITLQPDVTYEQVPERILDRKERQLRNKTIRLVKVGSEHHSNDEATWELEDEIRARYPRMFDEGM, encoded by the exons ATGGCACCATTCGAAGCATTAtatggcagagcatgtagatctcctactttgtgggatgaggttggagaatcGTCAGTCTTGGGGCCTCAGCATATTCAGCGAGATGCAGAGTTGGTTGGCACCATCAGACGCAGAATGTCAGAAGCCCAGGACCGACAGAAAAGCTATGcagatcagagacggagacctttagagttttatgTGGACGATCATGTGTTCCTGCGAGTGTCACCTACCAAGGGAGTGAGGAGGTTTGGATTAAAAGGGAAGTTAGCTCCTCGTTACATCGGAccctttcagatacttgagaggaTCG ATGTCCCGATCACCCTTCAGCCAGATGTAACATATGAGCAGGTTCCAGAGCGGATATTGGATCGCAAGGAACGCCAACTGCGGAATAAGACCATCCGACTGGTCAAGGTTGGATCGGAGCATCATTCCAATGATGAGGCAACCTGGGAGCTGGAGGATGAGATCCGAGCGCGATACCCACGGATGTTTGATGAAGGTATGTAA